The following proteins are co-located in the Manihot esculenta cultivar AM560-2 chromosome 7, M.esculenta_v8, whole genome shotgun sequence genome:
- the LOC110618761 gene encoding structure-specific endonuclease subunit slx1 isoform X1, whose protein sequence is MRLLSKTFRSVKPLSSNKSKPSPPDQSSPPSSLPISRISQAKPSSKSRTRSWCVYLILSTNAPIKTYVGVTNNFSRRLKQHNGELKGGAKASRAGRPWIGACIIRGFDDQSEACEFESKWKSLSRKMPRKGKSDNTMKQSVDTSHALLQHRQAALNRVKGSFSCNRLEIDWKLDPF, encoded by the exons ATGAGGCTGCTCTCAAAGACATTCCGATCCGTAAAGCCTCTGAGCTCGAACAAATCAAAACCATCACCCCCTGATCAATCATCACCACCATCATCATTGCCCATATCGAGAATATCACAAGCGAAACCGAGCTCAAAGTCAAGGACAAGATCTTGGTGTGTGTATCTTATCCTTTCCACCAACGCTCCCATCAAAACCTATGTTGGTGTCACCAACAATTTCTCTCGCCG TTTAAAACAACATAATGGTGAACTTAAAGGTGGTGCAAAAGCATCTCGTGCAGGAAGGCCATGGATTGGTGCATGCATAATTCGAGGTTTTGATGATCAAAGTGAAG CTTGTGAGTTTGAATCAAAATGGAAAAGTTTGTCAAGAAAAATGCCTCGAAAAGGAAAGAGCGATAACACGATGAAGCAGAGTGTTGATACGTCGCATGCACTATTGCAACACAGGCAGGCAGCTCTAAATAGAGTTAAAGGCTCGTTTAGTTGCAATCGCTTGGAGATTGATTGGAAATTGGATCCTTTCTAG
- the LOC110618761 gene encoding structure-specific endonuclease subunit SLX1 isoform X2: protein MRLLSKTFRSVKPLSSNKSKPSPPDQSSPPSSLPISRISQAKPSSKSRTRSWCVYLILSTNAPIKTYVGVTNNFSRRLKQHNGELKGGAKASRAGRPWIGACIIRGFDDQSEGKPSKVHLLLVSLNQNGKVCQEKCLEKERAITR, encoded by the exons ATGAGGCTGCTCTCAAAGACATTCCGATCCGTAAAGCCTCTGAGCTCGAACAAATCAAAACCATCACCCCCTGATCAATCATCACCACCATCATCATTGCCCATATCGAGAATATCACAAGCGAAACCGAGCTCAAAGTCAAGGACAAGATCTTGGTGTGTGTATCTTATCCTTTCCACCAACGCTCCCATCAAAACCTATGTTGGTGTCACCAACAATTTCTCTCGCCG TTTAAAACAACATAATGGTGAACTTAAAGGTGGTGCAAAAGCATCTCGTGCAGGAAGGCCATGGATTGGTGCATGCATAATTCGAGGTTTTGATGATCAAAGTGAAGGTAAACCTTCAAAAGTACATTTACTG CTTGTGAGTTTGAATCAAAATGGAAAAGTTTGTCAAGAAAAATGCCTCGAAAAGGAAAGAGCGATAACACGATGA